The following are from one region of the Salmo salar chromosome ssa27, Ssal_v3.1, whole genome shotgun sequence genome:
- the LOC123730911 gene encoding guanine nucleotide-binding protein G(s) subunit alpha, with protein sequence MGCLCSKDQRIEKARKESNKRINKQLQEDEHNKQITCPRQLLLLGADESGQRTIVNQMRCLHAERTAEEKMHYIQNNSKKASGMSETFFEMDGINFHVSNVRGQRYESRKWMRCFADVWDVIFVVDSSSYDMVMQEDSQTNGLQEALNLFKIIWNNRWLRTLPVWVLLNKQDLLAEKVLEGKSKMEEYFPEFAHYTMPEFSTPVPGEDLRVTRAKYFIRDEFLKISTADQLDQRDCHLVFTCAVDTENIRLFFRVLTDSQLGRFSTLRHLFFTD encoded by the coding sequence ATGGGTTGTCTGTGCAGTAAAGACCAACGTATTGAGAAGGCACGTAAAGAATCAAACAAAAGGATTAATAAACAGCTGCAAGAAGACGAGCATAACAAGCAAATAACTTGCCCGCGCCAGTTACTACTGTTAGGAGCTGATGAATCTGGGCAACGCACGATAGTAAATCAGATGCGCTGTTTACATGCGGAACGCACTGCAGAGGAGAAAATGCATTACAtacaaaacaacagtaaaaaggctTCAGGGATGTCTGAGACATTTTTCGAGATGGATGGTATCAATTTTCATGTATCTAATGTTAGAGGTCAGAGGTACGAAAGCAGAAAGTGGATGCGGTGTTTCGCAGACGTGTGGGATGTTATTTTTGTGGTGGACAGCAGCAGCTATGACATGGTGATGCAGGAAGACAGCCAGACCAACGGGCTGCAGGAGGCACTAAACCTCTTCAAGATCATCTGGAACAACAGGTGGCTAAGGACCCTTCCTGTCTGGGTCTTACTGAACAAACAGGACCTCCTAGCAGAGAAGGTTTTGGAGGGAAAATCAAAAATGGAAGAGTATTTCCCAGAATTTGCACACTACACTATGCCAGAATTTTCAACACCAGTACCAGGGGAGGACCTTCGTGTCACCAGGGCAAAGTACTTCATACGTGATGAGTTTCTGAAGATCAGTACAGCAGACCAACTAGACCAAAGGGACTGTCATCTGGTTTTCACCTGTGCAGTTGACACGGAAAACATCCGGCTCTTCTTCCGTGTCTTGACAGATAGCCAGCTTGGTAGATTTTCGACACTGAGACACTTATTTTTCACCGACTGA